Proteins from one Niallia circulans genomic window:
- the cysI gene encoding assimilatory sulfite reductase (NADPH) hemoprotein subunit codes for MARPILTAPEGPPSPNEQLKIDSNYLRGSLKDTMQEQLTSGIPHDDNVLMKFHGSYLQDDRDLRNERQKQKLEPAYQFMLRVRTPGGVATPEQWLKMDDLAQRFGNETLKLTTRQAFQMHGILKWNMKSTIQEIHQSMLDTIAACGDVNRNVMCNPNPYQSEVHGEVFSWSKRLSDYLLPRTRAYHEIWLDEEKVASSPTVEEEIEPMYGPVYLPRKFKIGVAVPPSNDVDVYSQDLGFIAIVESGKLVGFNISIGGGMGMTHGDTETYPQLGKVIGFCEPEQVLEVAEKVITIQRDYGNRSVRKNARFKYTVDRLGVENVKAELEYRLGWDLQETREFHFDHNGDRYGWEKGVKGKWHFTLFVEGGRIKDFDDYKLMTGLREIAKIHTGDFRLTANQNLIIANISTKNKKKITELIEQYGLLDGKRFSALRRSSLACVSLPTCGLAMAEAERYLPRLIDKLEEIVDANGLRDKEITIRMTGCPNGCARHTIAEIAFIGKGPGKYNMYLGAAFNGSRLSKLYRENVGEEEILSELGVLLPRYAKERLEGEHFGDFVIRAGVVKAVTDGTNFHAV; via the coding sequence ATGGCTAGACCAATACTAACAGCACCAGAAGGACCGCCTTCACCAAATGAACAATTAAAAATAGACAGTAATTATTTGCGCGGAAGCTTGAAGGATACGATGCAGGAGCAGCTCACATCAGGCATCCCACACGATGATAATGTGTTAATGAAATTTCACGGAAGCTATCTGCAGGATGACCGTGACCTTCGTAACGAACGTCAAAAGCAAAAATTAGAGCCTGCCTATCAATTCATGCTTCGTGTTCGAACTCCCGGAGGTGTCGCAACACCTGAGCAATGGCTGAAAATGGATGACCTTGCCCAACGTTTTGGAAACGAAACGTTAAAGCTTACAACACGCCAAGCATTTCAAATGCACGGTATTTTAAAATGGAATATGAAAAGTACTATTCAGGAAATTCATCAATCTATGCTTGATACCATTGCAGCTTGCGGTGACGTTAACCGGAATGTGATGTGTAATCCTAATCCATATCAGTCTGAAGTACACGGCGAGGTATTCAGCTGGTCTAAAAGATTAAGTGATTACCTGCTTCCGCGTACACGCGCATATCATGAAATTTGGCTGGATGAGGAAAAGGTAGCTTCTTCTCCAACAGTAGAGGAAGAAATAGAGCCAATGTACGGCCCTGTTTACTTGCCGAGAAAGTTTAAAATTGGAGTAGCTGTTCCACCTTCCAATGATGTGGACGTTTACTCACAAGATCTTGGTTTTATCGCGATCGTTGAAAGTGGAAAATTGGTTGGTTTCAACATTTCCATCGGTGGTGGTATGGGTATGACTCATGGTGATACAGAAACATACCCGCAGCTTGGGAAAGTTATTGGCTTCTGTGAACCTGAGCAAGTGTTAGAGGTAGCAGAAAAAGTAATTACAATCCAGCGCGACTACGGAAACCGCTCTGTGCGTAAAAATGCCCGTTTCAAATACACAGTCGATCGCCTCGGCGTAGAAAATGTCAAAGCAGAGTTAGAATACCGACTTGGCTGGGATTTGCAGGAAACAAGAGAATTCCACTTTGATCATAATGGCGACAGGTATGGCTGGGAAAAAGGCGTCAAAGGAAAATGGCATTTCACATTATTTGTCGAAGGCGGCCGTATTAAAGACTTTGATGACTACAAGCTGATGACAGGCTTACGTGAAATCGCCAAAATCCATACAGGCGATTTCCGCCTAACTGCTAATCAGAATTTAATTATTGCTAATATATCAACGAAAAATAAGAAAAAAATCACAGAGCTGATTGAACAATACGGTTTATTAGATGGCAAGCGCTTCTCTGCGCTGCGCAGAAGCTCTCTTGCTTGTGTTTCATTGCCGACATGTGGTCTTGCAATGGCAGAGGCTGAGCGCTACCTGCCTCGTTTAATCGATAAATTGGAAGAAATCGTTGATGCAAACGGCTTGCGTGATAAAGAAATCACTATTCGCATGACAGGCTGCCCTAACGGGTGTGCTCGACACACAATAGCTGAAATCGCCTTTATCGGAAAAGGCCCTGGCAAATACAATATGTATCTTGGCGCAGCCTTTAACGGCAGCAGATTGAGCAAGCTGTATCGTGAAAACGTTGGTGAAGAGGAAATCCTGAGCGAGCTTGGTGTCCTTCTGCCCCGCTACGCAAAAGAAAGATTGGAAGGCGAACACTTTGGTGACTTCGTCATTCGTGCTGGCGTTGTTAAAGCAGTGACAGACGGAACTAACTTCCACGCTGTATAA
- a CDS encoding SDR family oxidoreductase yields MKTLVVGANGKIGKILVDLLKEENKHTVRAMVRSAEQKEAYTSQGVEAVLADLEGSVDELSKAMSGCDAIVFTAGSGGSTGADKTLLIDLDGAVKTMEAAEKAGIERFVMVSALQAQTRENWNEHILPYYVAKHYADRMLLASKLNYTIIRPGGLTDEPGTGLVQVGENLTRGFVPRADVAKVIVTSLDDSRTYKRSFDLVSGEELLPEAFNELT; encoded by the coding sequence ATGAAAACTTTAGTCGTAGGTGCAAACGGGAAGATAGGAAAAATCCTTGTAGATTTGCTTAAGGAAGAGAATAAGCATACTGTCAGGGCAATGGTTCGTTCAGCAGAGCAAAAGGAAGCTTACACAAGCCAAGGGGTGGAAGCTGTGCTTGCAGACTTAGAAGGAAGTGTTGATGAGTTGAGCAAAGCAATGTCAGGTTGTGATGCGATTGTGTTTACTGCTGGTTCTGGTGGAAGCACTGGTGCTGATAAGACGTTATTAATTGATTTAGACGGTGCTGTGAAAACGATGGAGGCAGCTGAAAAGGCGGGAATCGAACGCTTTGTTATGGTTAGTGCTTTACAGGCACAAACAAGAGAAAACTGGAATGAGCATATTTTACCTTACTATGTTGCTAAACATTATGCTGACCGCATGTTGCTCGCTAGCAAGCTTAATTATACAATTATCAGACCAGGCGGACTTACTGATGAACCAGGTACAGGGCTGGTACAAGTTGGAGAAAACCTCACAAGGGGATTTGTTCCGAGAGCAGATGTAGCAAAAGTGATAGTCACATCTCTTGATGATTCAAGAACGTATAAGCGTTCCTTTGATTTAGTTTCAGGGGAAGAACTACTACCAGAAGCTTTTAATGAATTGACATAA
- a CDS encoding YjjG family noncanonical pyrimidine nucleotidase: MRKYKTLLFDVDDTLLDFAAAERASLSMLLESQGVLYNADNHKTYSQINKRLWKSFEEGLISSDELFNTRFALLFKELGKSVDGQELERHYRRGLGEGHYLMSGALEVITELKDQFNLYIVTNGISQTQDRRLKLSGLFPSFKAVFVSEDTGFQKPMKGFFDFVFARIPNCELSETLIIGDSLTADIKGGILAGIDTCWVNPNGIENTTEWQPTYEVKSLDELYHILEVTRKTETV; the protein is encoded by the coding sequence ATGAGAAAATACAAAACATTGCTGTTTGATGTAGATGATACTTTATTGGATTTTGCTGCAGCTGAGCGAGCGTCACTGAGTATGCTGCTGGAAAGCCAAGGTGTTCTTTATAATGCTGATAACCATAAAACTTATTCGCAAATTAACAAACGACTTTGGAAGTCCTTTGAAGAAGGGCTGATTTCAAGTGATGAATTGTTCAACACGCGTTTTGCCCTGCTGTTTAAGGAGCTTGGAAAGTCGGTTGATGGCCAGGAATTAGAAAGGCATTATCGCAGGGGACTTGGAGAGGGACATTATCTCATGAGTGGTGCGTTGGAAGTTATTACAGAACTGAAGGATCAATTTAATTTGTATATAGTGACAAATGGTATTTCACAAACACAGGATAGACGTTTAAAGCTATCAGGACTGTTTCCTTCCTTTAAAGCTGTTTTTGTTTCAGAGGATACAGGTTTCCAGAAACCAATGAAGGGTTTTTTTGACTTTGTTTTTGCGAGAATTCCTAATTGCGAATTAAGTGAAACACTGATTATCGGAGACTCACTAACTGCAGATATTAAAGGAGGCATTTTAGCAGGTATTGATACTTGTTGGGTGAACCCTAATGGTATTGAAAACACAACAGAATGGCAACCTACCTATGAAGTGAAGAGCTTGGATGAGCTTTACCATATTTTAGAAGTTACAAGGAAAACAGAAACTGTTTAA
- a CDS encoding aminoglycoside 6-adenylyltransferase, whose protein sequence is MCVIRSEQEMLELIYMIAKSDDRIRAVYMNGSRANPQVKRDILQDYDIVYVVTETGLFIKDEAWIKVFGELIMLQEPDRMDLAAGREVDVSRSYSYLMLFSDGNRIDLHIETKEEMLEQYGKDSLTVPLLDKDGILPEIPFASDCSYHVKEPTAIRYSHVCNEFWWCQQNVAKGIWRKEIPYAKNMAETIVRPMLDEMVSWWIGMNHNFQVSSGKMGKYFREYLPEEYWYMYEHTYGDSSEENMWQSLFMMNDLFRLLGEEVAKQHNLNYPANDDSKMTKYLQRLRSMPINAENIF, encoded by the coding sequence GTGTGCGTCATTAGATCAGAACAAGAAATGCTTGAGCTTATCTACATGATAGCTAAAAGCGATGACAGAATTAGAGCGGTGTATATGAATGGATCAAGAGCAAACCCGCAGGTTAAAAGAGATATTCTGCAGGACTATGATATCGTTTATGTTGTCACAGAAACAGGACTCTTTATAAAGGATGAAGCTTGGATTAAGGTGTTCGGCGAGCTTATCATGCTACAGGAGCCTGATAGAATGGATTTGGCTGCAGGTCGTGAGGTGGACGTCAGCCGTTCATATAGTTATTTAATGCTGTTTTCAGACGGCAACCGGATTGACCTTCATATTGAGACAAAGGAAGAAATGCTTGAGCAGTATGGTAAGGATTCACTGACAGTACCTTTGCTTGATAAGGACGGAATTCTTCCAGAAATACCGTTTGCCTCTGATTGCAGCTATCATGTGAAAGAACCAACTGCCATACGGTATTCCCATGTTTGCAATGAGTTTTGGTGGTGTCAGCAAAATGTCGCAAAAGGAATATGGCGCAAGGAGATTCCGTATGCCAAAAATATGGCAGAAACAATTGTCAGACCTATGCTTGATGAAATGGTTTCATGGTGGATTGGCATGAATCATAATTTCCAAGTGAGCTCAGGTAAAATGGGTAAATATTTCCGCGAATATTTACCAGAGGAATATTGGTATATGTATGAACACACCTATGGGGACAGCAGCGAAGAAAATATGTGGCAGTCCTTATTCATGATGAATGACTTATTCAGGCTTCTGGGGGAAGAGGTAGCAAAGCAGCACAATCTAAATTATCCAGCTAATGATGATTCGAAAATGACGAAATATTTACAGCGGCTCAGAAGCATGCCTATAAATGCAGAAAATATCTTTTAA
- a CDS encoding DUF2278 family protein — protein MSLNKYGVLKGKAVDVMMGSGENPHYQIHIRDDEGVDYRIAVNIESQSYPSEVLFYVGEDFNSEDISKLPALKQGFTLIKDNNPDIGLDYVRGNLFNPQKMVPLPADIDGEDNDLNEKLQFYVKEALERDAVVYAFGERWGPENNLADRYFHFKPGNGIHDIHMNQGNVGRWKKDNGVWQDGGILIHFEEENRWVGIFLAFQSQSWCTDENGHAIKPVEECSYLTVK, from the coding sequence ATGTCTTTAAACAAATACGGTGTGCTAAAGGGTAAAGCAGTTGATGTGATGATGGGAAGCGGAGAAAATCCTCATTATCAAATCCATATCCGGGACGATGAAGGCGTCGATTACCGAATTGCAGTCAATATTGAGTCACAGTCGTATCCGTCTGAGGTTCTTTTCTATGTGGGAGAGGATTTTAATTCAGAGGACATTTCTAAGCTGCCTGCGTTAAAACAAGGATTTACGCTAATAAAAGATAATAACCCTGACATTGGACTTGATTATGTTAGAGGCAATCTCTTTAATCCTCAAAAAATGGTTCCTCTTCCAGCAGATATCGATGGGGAGGACAATGACCTGAATGAGAAGCTGCAGTTTTATGTGAAAGAGGCGCTTGAAAGGGATGCTGTTGTTTACGCCTTTGGGGAAAGATGGGGGCCAGAGAATAATTTGGCTGATCGTTATTTCCACTTTAAGCCTGGTAATGGCATTCATGATATTCATATGAATCAAGGTAATGTGGGCAGATGGAAAAAGGATAATGGTGTTTGGCAGGATGGCGGCATTCTTATTCACTTTGAGGAGGAAAATCGCTGGGTAGGTATTTTCCTTGCGTTCCAATCACAATCATGGTGCACAGATGAAAATGGACATGCTATTAAGCCTGTGGAGGAATGCAGTTATTTAACCGTAAAGTAA
- a CDS encoding ABC transporter ATP-binding protein, translated as METTIHDFRANKLIAGYDNKMILNDIELKIPSNKISVIIGANGCGKSTLLKTLAKLIKPSSGEVTLDGKAISKIPPKQLARVLGILPQSPVVPEGITVADLIGRGRFPHQSLLSGWSKKDYDAVAEAMEIMKITEFANHDIDELSGGQRQRVWIAMALAQQTDILFLDEPTTFLDITYQVEILDLLTDLNRKYGTTIVMVLHDINLSARYADYIFALEKGKLVGEGKPSELITSTLVKEIFGLNCTVINDPVSATPLVVPKGRYHVKP; from the coding sequence ATGGAAACGACGATACATGATTTTCGAGCGAATAAATTAATAGCAGGCTACGATAATAAAATGATATTAAATGATATCGAACTGAAAATTCCCAGCAATAAAATCAGTGTTATTATCGGAGCAAACGGCTGCGGGAAATCGACGCTGCTAAAAACCTTGGCTAAATTAATTAAGCCATCATCTGGTGAGGTTACCCTTGATGGTAAAGCAATCAGCAAAATTCCACCAAAGCAATTGGCACGGGTTTTAGGTATTTTACCGCAATCGCCTGTTGTTCCAGAAGGTATAACAGTAGCCGATTTAATTGGTCGTGGAAGATTTCCGCATCAATCATTGTTAAGTGGCTGGTCGAAAAAGGATTATGATGCAGTTGCAGAGGCAATGGAAATCATGAAGATTACAGAGTTTGCTAATCATGACATTGATGAACTGTCAGGTGGTCAAAGACAACGTGTTTGGATTGCTATGGCACTCGCACAGCAAACAGATATTTTATTTCTCGATGAGCCGACAACCTTTTTAGATATTACTTATCAAGTGGAGATATTAGATTTGTTAACAGATCTTAATCGAAAATACGGCACGACAATTGTAATGGTTCTCCATGATATCAATTTGTCAGCTCGTTATGCTGATTATATTTTTGCCCTTGAAAAAGGAAAGCTTGTAGGAGAAGGAAAGCCATCCGAGCTAATTACAAGTACATTAGTAAAAGAGATATTTGGACTGAATTGTACGGTTATCAATGACCCTGTTTCAGCTACACCTTTAGTTGTGCCTAAAGGCAGATATCATGTTAAGCCCTAA
- a CDS encoding FecCD family ABC transporter permease has translation MKNQFGEINFIMTGIRKRRRRWIQVTSFLFVLTCILCCAMLLLGNTIYPIQEVIRSLSGEQIAGVTFAVNTIRLPRMLAGLFAGFAFGVAGYIFQTMLRNPLANPNVLGITSGSSAAAVLCITMFHTSNAVVSFASVIAGLITVVFMYLLSRGKSFSIGRLILIGIGIQAILDAVISYLLLIGSQQDIPAALRWLNGSLNGSKIEELPPLIITVIIFTPVVLLLGKQLNILELGEQMASSLGVSTDKTRVLLIVSSVFMIAIATATTGPIAFVSFLAGPIANRLVGTGFSNILPAGLVGASLVLVADLVGQFAFVYRFPVGVITGLLGAPYLILLLIRMNRKGEL, from the coding sequence ATGAAAAATCAATTTGGTGAAATAAACTTTATTATGACAGGCATCAGGAAAAGACGGCGGCGCTGGATACAAGTTACTAGCTTTCTGTTTGTGCTAACTTGTATCCTTTGCTGTGCGATGCTATTGCTTGGAAACACTATTTATCCAATACAGGAAGTGATTCGTTCACTTTCAGGAGAGCAGATTGCAGGTGTTACTTTTGCTGTAAATACGATACGTTTACCAAGAATGCTAGCTGGTCTTTTTGCTGGGTTTGCCTTCGGCGTTGCAGGCTACATCTTTCAAACAATGCTGCGTAATCCCCTTGCAAACCCCAACGTATTAGGTATAACATCTGGCTCAAGTGCTGCGGCTGTTTTATGTATTACAATGTTCCATACAAGCAATGCGGTTGTTTCTTTTGCTTCTGTTATAGCAGGTCTTATTACGGTTGTTTTTATGTATTTGCTTTCTCGGGGAAAATCCTTTTCAATTGGTCGATTAATTCTTATTGGCATAGGGATACAGGCCATACTTGACGCAGTCATATCCTACCTTTTGCTAATTGGTTCACAGCAGGATATTCCAGCAGCACTTAGATGGCTTAATGGCAGTCTTAATGGCTCAAAAATAGAAGAATTGCCGCCACTTATTATTACAGTTATTATATTTACTCCAGTTGTTCTCTTGTTAGGAAAACAATTGAATATTTTGGAGCTTGGTGAGCAAATGGCATCTTCCCTTGGTGTTTCTACAGATAAAACAAGAGTGTTACTTATTGTCAGTTCTGTCTTTATGATTGCTATTGCAACAGCAACAACTGGTCCCATTGCGTTTGTTTCCTTCCTTGCAGGTCCGATTGCTAATAGATTAGTAGGAACTGGGTTCTCTAATATTTTGCCGGCAGGTCTTGTAGGTGCCAGCTTAGTTTTAGTAGCAGATTTAGTTGGACAATTTGCATTTGTATACAGATTTCCAGTCGGTGTCATAACAGGCTTGCTTGGTGCACCATACTTAATCTTGCTATTAATTCGGATGAATCGGAAGGGAGAATTATAA
- a CDS encoding FecCD family ABC transporter permease, which produces MNSFLVPKGKQMDLHVPKNFKLTIILSIILLLACIVASLAFGARVVSFQDILDGLTGKNEDSFGANIVRKRLSRTVFSLLCGAALGVSGALMQAITRNPLADPSILGVNTGASLFVVCGLAFFNISTANQYIWFALLGAALTAAFVFGIGSMGRGGATPIKLVLAGAATTAALSSLVTAILIPNSYAMDQFRFWQVGSVGSGTWNSITTFLPFLAIGILIAFISAPALNALALGDDVATGLGVRPGFLRLCGAIGGVVLCGAATALAGPIGFIGLMSTHVMRLILGPDVRFVIPMSAITGAIILTFSDVIGRLIASPGELEVGVVTAFIGAPILIILAKKSKVRSL; this is translated from the coding sequence ATGAATAGTTTCTTAGTTCCAAAAGGTAAACAGATGGACCTGCATGTTCCAAAAAACTTTAAGCTGACAATAATTCTCTCCATTATATTGTTGCTTGCTTGTATTGTAGCTTCACTAGCCTTCGGTGCTCGTGTAGTCAGTTTTCAAGACATATTAGACGGTTTGACTGGCAAAAATGAAGATTCGTTTGGGGCAAACATAGTACGTAAACGTTTGTCCAGAACGGTTTTCAGTTTGTTATGCGGAGCAGCACTTGGCGTGTCTGGCGCACTGATGCAAGCTATCACGCGAAATCCACTGGCAGATCCCAGCATACTTGGTGTGAATACTGGGGCATCATTATTTGTAGTTTGTGGACTAGCATTCTTTAATATTAGTACAGCAAATCAATATATCTGGTTCGCTTTACTGGGAGCAGCATTAACGGCAGCATTTGTTTTTGGAATTGGTTCAATGGGCCGGGGCGGAGCAACACCAATAAAGCTTGTATTGGCGGGAGCTGCAACAACTGCAGCTCTCTCTTCCCTTGTTACCGCTATTTTAATTCCAAATTCATATGCTATGGATCAATTTAGGTTTTGGCAGGTAGGCAGTGTAGGCTCTGGTACGTGGAATTCCATTACAACCTTCCTTCCTTTTTTGGCTATTGGCATTCTTATTGCCTTTATTTCAGCCCCTGCATTGAACGCTCTTGCGTTAGGGGATGATGTTGCAACAGGACTCGGTGTGAGGCCTGGATTTTTGCGTCTTTGCGGGGCAATAGGCGGAGTTGTGCTGTGCGGGGCAGCAACAGCGTTAGCAGGTCCTATTGGCTTTATTGGTCTGATGAGTACACATGTGATGAGACTGATTCTAGGCCCGGATGTACGTTTTGTAATACCTATGTCAGCTATTACAGGGGCCATTATTTTAACGTTTTCTGATGTTATTGGAAGGCTTATTGCCAGTCCTGGAGAACTTGAGGTTGGTGTAGTTACGGCATTTATAGGTGCACCGATCCTGATAATATTAGCAAAGAAATCGAAAGTGCGGTCATTATGA
- a CDS encoding iron-siderophore ABC transporter substrate-binding protein, which yields MHTKRRKPFLQLLLFSIVAILVLAGCSNSSSNDSDKKESASSNSDFEYPITIKHALGEAVIDKKPERVVTIQWGNQDVALALGVTPVGFSAANFGVQDDSGLLPWTAEKLDELGVKDPNVFQDTDGLDFEAISDAKPDVILAAYSGITQEDYDTLSEIAPVVAYPTAAWATTWREQVELNATGMGMKKEGEQLITDIEDMLKEKAAKYPQIEGKKVVWVNFSADDLSKLHLYTPVDSRVAFLKELGLDYPDSVKDLITDPNSYSLELSAENVEALNDADVIVGYGNDELYNTIKADPLLGNIPAIKRGSVAFIASDTPLVAAGTPTPLSIEYTIDDYLELIGGAIDKINE from the coding sequence ATGCATACAAAACGTAGAAAGCCATTTCTTCAGCTATTGTTATTTTCAATTGTGGCAATCCTGGTTTTAGCAGGTTGCTCAAATTCTTCATCAAATGATTCAGATAAAAAGGAATCTGCTTCTTCCAATTCAGATTTTGAATATCCAATTACAATTAAACACGCTTTAGGCGAAGCGGTTATTGATAAGAAACCAGAACGTGTTGTTACAATTCAATGGGGAAATCAAGATGTAGCTTTAGCTCTTGGAGTGACTCCTGTAGGATTCTCAGCAGCAAACTTTGGAGTGCAGGATGACAGTGGTTTATTGCCTTGGACAGCAGAAAAGCTGGACGAGCTTGGTGTGAAAGACCCTAACGTATTCCAAGACACAGACGGACTTGATTTTGAGGCTATTTCAGATGCAAAGCCTGATGTAATTCTTGCTGCATACTCTGGTATTACACAGGAAGATTACGATACTCTTTCTGAAATTGCTCCAGTAGTTGCTTATCCAACTGCAGCTTGGGCAACAACTTGGCGTGAACAGGTTGAATTAAATGCAACTGGTATGGGAATGAAAAAAGAGGGCGAACAGCTTATCACAGATATTGAAGATATGCTAAAAGAGAAAGCAGCTAAATACCCTCAAATTGAAGGTAAAAAAGTTGTTTGGGTTAACTTCTCAGCAGATGATTTGTCTAAATTGCATCTTTACACACCAGTTGATTCACGTGTTGCATTCTTAAAAGAACTTGGTCTAGACTATCCAGACAGTGTTAAGGATTTAATTACAGACCCTAACAGTTATTCTCTAGAATTGAGTGCTGAAAACGTAGAGGCTCTTAATGATGCTGACGTCATTGTTGGTTATGGTAATGATGAATTATATAACACAATTAAAGCTGATCCGTTGCTAGGAAATATTCCTGCAATTAAAAGAGGTTCAGTAGCATTTATTGCAAGTGACACACCATTGGTTGCTGCGGGAACACCAACTCCGCTTTCAATCGAATATACTATTGATGATTATCTTGAGCTAATTGGCGGAGCTATTGATAAAATAAATGAATAG
- the glmS gene encoding glutamine--fructose-6-phosphate transaminase (isomerizing): MCGIVGIIGNPDAKEILLKGLEKLEYRGYDSAGIALSNEAGVTVFKEKGRIADLRSIVDETVTAEIGIGHTRWATHGVPSRLNAHPHKSASNRFTIVHNGVIENYDLLKKEYLADVEMKSDTDTEVVIQLIEHLVESGKDVKAAFVQTLKMLKGSYAFALLDEQNKDVIYVAKNKSPLLVGLGEDFNVVASDAMAMLQVTDQYVELVDKEIVLVSKDKVVIETLDGEVISREAYTAELDASDIEKGTYPHYMLKEIDEQPLAIRKIIQQYRAEDGTLTIDPAIIDAVKAADRLYIIAAGTSYHAGLLGKQFIESLAKIPVEVHVASEFSYNMPLLSEKPLFIFITQSGETADSRAVLVQVKELGYPAITITNVPGSTLSREADYTLLLHAGPEIAVASTKAYTAQMAVLSILAEVTGRSKGYAFSFDLVHELGIIANAMEVVFEQKEELETIAREYLSTTRNAFFIGRGIDYYVGLEGALKLKEISYIQAEGFAGGELKHGTIALIEDGTPIIALATQESVNLSIRGNVKEVVARGANPCIISMKGLEMDGDRFIVPAVHELLTPLISVLPLQLISYYAALHRDCDVDKPRNLAKSVTVE; encoded by the coding sequence ATGTGTGGTATTGTTGGTATTATCGGAAACCCGGATGCGAAAGAGATTTTATTAAAGGGACTAGAAAAGCTTGAATATAGAGGATATGATTCTGCAGGTATTGCTCTTAGCAATGAGGCTGGAGTGACGGTCTTTAAGGAAAAAGGCAGAATTGCAGATTTGCGCAGCATTGTGGATGAAACAGTCACTGCTGAAATAGGAATTGGCCATACTCGTTGGGCTACACATGGTGTACCAAGCAGATTAAATGCACATCCGCATAAAAGTGCTTCTAATCGTTTCACAATTGTTCACAACGGTGTCATTGAAAACTATGATCTGTTAAAAAAGGAATACTTGGCAGATGTTGAAATGAAAAGCGATACGGATACAGAAGTTGTCATTCAGTTGATTGAACATTTAGTTGAAAGCGGCAAAGATGTTAAAGCAGCGTTTGTGCAAACATTAAAAATGCTAAAGGGCTCTTATGCTTTTGCATTATTAGATGAACAAAACAAAGATGTAATATATGTTGCCAAAAACAAAAGCCCGCTTCTTGTCGGCCTTGGTGAAGACTTCAATGTAGTGGCGAGCGATGCGATGGCTATGCTGCAAGTGACAGACCAATATGTTGAGCTTGTTGATAAAGAAATTGTACTTGTATCAAAAGACAAAGTAGTTATTGAGACTTTAGATGGAGAAGTTATTTCCCGGGAAGCTTATACGGCAGAATTGGATGCTAGTGATATTGAAAAAGGAACTTACCCACACTATATGTTGAAGGAAATTGACGAGCAGCCGCTTGCTATTCGCAAAATTATTCAACAATATAGAGCTGAAGATGGGACGCTGACAATTGATCCGGCTATCATTGATGCTGTTAAAGCAGCAGATCGTTTGTATATTATTGCTGCAGGTACTTCCTATCATGCAGGATTGCTTGGTAAACAATTCATCGAAAGCTTAGCGAAGATTCCAGTAGAGGTTCATGTTGCGAGTGAATTTAGCTATAACATGCCGTTACTTTCTGAAAAGCCATTGTTTATCTTTATCACTCAAAGTGGAGAAACTGCTGACAGCAGAGCTGTGCTTGTGCAAGTGAAGGAGCTTGGATATCCTGCGATCACGATAACAAATGTTCCTGGTTCTACACTTTCTCGTGAAGCAGATTATACATTGCTTCTGCATGCAGGCCCTGAAATTGCTGTTGCTTCTACGAAGGCTTACACTGCACAGATGGCAGTATTGTCCATCCTTGCAGAAGTGACAGGCAGAAGCAAAGGCTATGCATTCAGCTTTGACCTAGTGCATGAGCTAGGCATTATCGCTAACGCAATGGAAGTTGTTTTTGAACAAAAAGAAGAACTTGAAACGATTGCCAGAGAATATCTATCTACAACAAGAAATGCATTTTTCATTGGCCGCGGAATTGATTATTATGTTGGTCTAGAAGGTGCACTTAAGCTAAAAGAAATCTCTTACATCCAGGCAGAAGGTTTTGCAGGCGGTGAATTAAAGCACGGCACAATCGCTTTAATCGAAGATGGAACACCAATCATTGCCCTAGCAACACAGGAAAGTGTCAACTTGAGCATTCGTGGAAACGTTAAAGAGGTAGTTGCGCGTGGTGCAAATCCGTGTATCATTTCTATGAAAGGCTTAGAAATGGACGGTGACCGCTTTATCGTTCCAGCTGTGCATGAGTTACTGACACCCCTTATCTCTGTATTACCGTTGCAGCTTATCTCTTATTATGCTGCACTTCATAGAGACTGTGACGTTGATAAGCCGCGTAATTTGGCTAAATCTGTTACTGTTGAATAA